In Canis lupus baileyi chromosome X, mCanLup2.hap1, whole genome shotgun sequence, one DNA window encodes the following:
- the USP11 gene encoding ubiquitin carboxyl-terminal hydrolase 11 isoform X7, which yields MDTPHTAQFSHTDSVDLVLRTAREHFLVSPQEETRLWIKNAEGSFERLCNTRVTVLDAALKTGQVVIMETRNKDGTWPSAQPQAVNTALEEEEDFQGQPGICGLTNLGNTCFMNSALQCLSNVPQLTEYFLKNHYLEELNFCNPLGMKGEIAEAYADLVKQAWSGHHRSIVPHVFKTKVGHFASQFLGYQQHDSQELLSFLLDGLHEDLNRVKKKEYVELCDAAGRPDQEVAQEAWQNHKRRNDSVIVDTFHGLFKSTLVCPDCGNVSVTFDPFCYLSVPLPVSHKRVMEVFFVSMDPRRKPEQHRLVVPKKGKISDLCVALAKHTGMSPERMMVADVFSHRFYKIYQLEESLSSILDRDDIFIYEVSGRSAIGENSREDVVLPIYLRERTPARDYNNSYYGLMLFGHPLLVSVPRDRLSWDALYHILLYRLSRYVTRPSSDDEDDGDEKADIEDKDNIPKPGHVAGASSQDSGPEQAGPSSGVAGGSRAPVDNSPGPSHWPQRARRKHLFTLQTVNSNGTSDRSTFNEDTHGVSFSSQPYIAIDWEPEMKKRYYDEVEAEGYVKHDCVGYVLKKAPVRLQECIELFTTVETLEKENPWFCPTCKQHQLATKKLDLWMLPETLIIHLKRFSYTKFSREKLDTLVEFPIRDLDFSEFVIKPQNESAPELYKYDLIAVSNHYGGLRDGHYTTFACNKDSGQWHYFDDNSVSPVTENQIESKAAYVLFYQRQDVARRLQPQPSSSDPPASPACGSPPNSEFMDVN from the exons ATGGACACACCTCACACTGCTCAATTCAGCCATACAGATTCTGTTG ACCTCGTTTTGCGCACCGCCCGAGAGCACTTCCTGGTGAGCCCTCAGGAAGAGACACGGCTGTGGATCAAGAACGCAGAGGGCTCTTTCGAGAGGTTGTGCAACACACGTGTCACAGTGCTTGACGCTGCCCTCAAGACAGGgcag GTGGTCATTATGGAGACCCGAAACAAGGATGGCACTTGGCCCAGTGCCCAGCCACAGGCCGT GAACACTGcattggaggaggaggaggatttcCAGGGCCAGCCAGGCATCTGCGGTCTCACCAACCTGGGCAACACGTGCTTCATGAACTCAGCCCTGCAG TGCCTCAGCAATGTGCCACAGCTCACCGAGTACTTCCTCAAAAACCACTACCTGGAAGAGCTCAACTTCTGCAACCCACTGGGCATGAAGGGTGAGATCGCAGAGGCCTACGCAGACCTGGTGAAGCAGGCCTGGTCCGGCCACCACCGGTCCATTGTGCCCCATGTGTTCAAG ACCAAGGTTGGCCACTTTGCATCCCAGTTTCTGGGCTACCAGCAGCATGACTCACAGGAGCTGCTGTCGTTCCTCCTGGATGGGCTACATGAGGACCTCAATCGTGTCAAGAAGAAGGAATATGTGGAGTTGTGTGATGCTGCTGGACGGCCAGATCAG GAGGTCGCTCAGGAGGCCTGGCAGAACCACAAACGGCGGAATGATTCTGTGATTGTGGACACTTTCCATGGTCTCTTCAAGTCCACGCTGGTGTGCCCTGATTGCGGCAACGTATCTGTGACCTTCGACCCTTTCTGCTACCTCAGTGTCCCACTGCCTGTCAGCCACAAGAGGGTCATGGAGGTCTTCTTTGTCTCCATGGATCCTCGCCGCAAGCCGGAGCAG CACCGGCTCGTGGTCCCCAAGAAGGGCAAGATCTCGGATCTGTGTGTGGCTCTGGCCAAACACACTGGCATGTCACCAGAAAGG ATGATGGTGGCTGACGTCTTTAGCCACCGCTTCTATAAGATCTACCAGCTGGAGGAGTCTCTGAGCAGCATCTTGGACCGCGATGATATTTTCAT aTATGAGGTGTCGGGCAGGTCTGCTATTGGTGAAAACTCCAGGGAAGACGTTGTGCTTCCTATCTACCTGCGGGAGCGCACCCCAGCCCGGGACTACAACAACTCCTACTATGGCCTGATGCTCTTTGGGCACCCTCTCCTGGTGTCGGTGCCCCGTGACCGGCTCTCCTGGGATGCCCTCTATCACATCCTGCTGTACCGCCTCTC GCGCTATGTGACCAGACCCAGCTCGGATGACGAAGATGACGGGGATGAGAAAg CAGACATAGAGGATAAGGACAACATCCCCAAACCAGGACACGTGGCTGGGGCCAGCTCCCAGGATTCTGGGCCGGAGCAGGCGGGGCCCAGCTCTGGAGTCGCAGGCGGAAGCCGTGCCCCCGTGGATAACTCCCCTGGACCATCTCACTGGCCCCAGAGGGCACGGCGCAAGCACCTGTTCACCCTGCAGACAGTGAACTCCAATGGGACCAGCGACCGCTCAACCTTCAACGAGGATACCCATGGTGTCTCCTTCAGCT CCCAGCCGTACATTGCCATCGATTGGGAGCCAGAGATGAAGAAGCGTTACTATGACGAGGTGGAGGCCGAG GGCTACGTGAAACATGACTGTGTTGGGTACGTGCTGAAGAAGGCTCCTGTGCGGCTGCAGGAGTGCATTGAGCTCTTCACCACTGTCGAGACTCTGGAGAAGGAAAATCCCTG GTTCTGCCCCACCTGCAAGCAGCACCAGCTGGCCACCAAGAAGCTGGACCTGTGGATGCTGCCCGAGACACTCATCATCCACCTGAAGCGCTTCTCCTATACCAAGTTCTCCCGCGAGAAGCTGGACACCCTTGTGGAGTTTCCTATCCG GGACCTGGACTTCTCTGAGTTTGTCATCAAGCCGCAGAATGAGTCCGCTCCAGAGCTGTACAAATATGATCTCATCGCAGTTTCCAATCATTACGGGGGCCTGCGTGACGGACACT ACACAACATTTGCTTGCAACAAAGACAGCGGCCAGTGGCATTACTTCGATGACAACAGTGTCTCACCTGTAACTGAGAATCAGATCGAG TCCAAGGCAGCCTATGTCCTCTTCTACCAACGCCAGGATGTGGCGCGTCGCCTGCAACCCCAGCCCAGTTCATCTGACCCCCCGGCATCTCCTGCCTGCGGTTCCCCACCCAACTCTGAGTTCATGGATGTAAACTAA
- the USP11 gene encoding ubiquitin carboxyl-terminal hydrolase 11 isoform X1 produces the protein MAAVAANVAAAAEDREPQREAVPGLESQWRQIENSESGRERPLRAGESWFLVEQHWYKRWEVYVQGGDQDSGTFPGCINNADLFEDQVNWRLKKGLVEGEDYVLLPAAAWHYLVDWYGLEHGQPPIERKVVELPSVQKVEVYPVELLLVRHSDMDTPHTAQFSHTDSVDLVLRTAREHFLVSPQEETRLWIKNAEGSFERLCNTRVTVLDAALKTGQVVIMETRNKDGTWPSAQPQAVNTALEEEEDFQGQPGICGLTNLGNTCFMNSALQCLSNVPQLTEYFLKNHYLEELNFCNPLGMKGEIAEAYADLVKQAWSGHHRSIVPHVFKTKVGHFASQFLGYQQHDSQELLSFLLDGLHEDLNRVKKKEYVELCDAAGRPDQEVAQEAWQNHKRRNDSVIVDTFHGLFKSTLVCPDCGNVSVTFDPFCYLSVPLPVSHKRVMEVFFVSMDPRRKPEQHRLVVPKKGKISDLCVALAKHTGMSPERMMVADVFSHRFYKIYQLEESLSSILDRDDIFIYEVSGRSAIGENSREDVVLPIYLRERTPARDYNNSYYGLMLFGHPLLVSVPRDRLSWDALYHILLYRLSRYVTRPSSDDEDDGDEKADIEDKDNIPKPGHVAGASSQDSGPEQAGPSSGVAGGSRAPVDNSPGPSHWPQRARRKHLFTLQTVNSNGTSDRSTFNEDTHGVSFSSQPYIAIDWEPEMKKRYYDEVEAEGYVKHDCVGYVLKKAPVRLQECIELFTTVETLEKENPWFCPTCKQHQLATKKLDLWMLPETLIIHLKRFSYTKFSREKLDTLVEFPIRDLDFSEFVIKPQNESAPELYKYDLIAVSNHYGGLRDGHYTTFACNKDSGQWHYFDDNSVSPVTENQIESKAAYVLFYQRQDVARRLQPQPSSSDPPASPACGSPPNSEFMDVN, from the exons GTTCCTCGTGGAACAGCACTGGTACAAACGGTGGGAAGTGTACGTGCAGGGAGGAGACCAGGACTCCGGCACATTCCCTGGCTGCATCAATAATGCTGACCTCTTTGAAG ACCAGGTAAACTGGCGCCTCAAGAAGGGTCTAGTGGAAGGTGAGGACTATGTGCTGCTCCCAGCAGCTGCTTGGCATTACCTGGTCGACTGGTATGGTCTAGAGCATGGCCAGCCACCCATTGAACGCAAG GTTGTGGAGCTGCCCAGCGTCCAGAAGGTGGAAGTGTACCCAGTAGAACTGCTGCTTGTCCGGCACAGTGATATGGACACACCTCACACTGCTCAATTCAGCCATACAGATTCTGTTG ACCTCGTTTTGCGCACCGCCCGAGAGCACTTCCTGGTGAGCCCTCAGGAAGAGACACGGCTGTGGATCAAGAACGCAGAGGGCTCTTTCGAGAGGTTGTGCAACACACGTGTCACAGTGCTTGACGCTGCCCTCAAGACAGGgcag GTGGTCATTATGGAGACCCGAAACAAGGATGGCACTTGGCCCAGTGCCCAGCCACAGGCCGT GAACACTGcattggaggaggaggaggatttcCAGGGCCAGCCAGGCATCTGCGGTCTCACCAACCTGGGCAACACGTGCTTCATGAACTCAGCCCTGCAG TGCCTCAGCAATGTGCCACAGCTCACCGAGTACTTCCTCAAAAACCACTACCTGGAAGAGCTCAACTTCTGCAACCCACTGGGCATGAAGGGTGAGATCGCAGAGGCCTACGCAGACCTGGTGAAGCAGGCCTGGTCCGGCCACCACCGGTCCATTGTGCCCCATGTGTTCAAG ACCAAGGTTGGCCACTTTGCATCCCAGTTTCTGGGCTACCAGCAGCATGACTCACAGGAGCTGCTGTCGTTCCTCCTGGATGGGCTACATGAGGACCTCAATCGTGTCAAGAAGAAGGAATATGTGGAGTTGTGTGATGCTGCTGGACGGCCAGATCAG GAGGTCGCTCAGGAGGCCTGGCAGAACCACAAACGGCGGAATGATTCTGTGATTGTGGACACTTTCCATGGTCTCTTCAAGTCCACGCTGGTGTGCCCTGATTGCGGCAACGTATCTGTGACCTTCGACCCTTTCTGCTACCTCAGTGTCCCACTGCCTGTCAGCCACAAGAGGGTCATGGAGGTCTTCTTTGTCTCCATGGATCCTCGCCGCAAGCCGGAGCAG CACCGGCTCGTGGTCCCCAAGAAGGGCAAGATCTCGGATCTGTGTGTGGCTCTGGCCAAACACACTGGCATGTCACCAGAAAGG ATGATGGTGGCTGACGTCTTTAGCCACCGCTTCTATAAGATCTACCAGCTGGAGGAGTCTCTGAGCAGCATCTTGGACCGCGATGATATTTTCAT aTATGAGGTGTCGGGCAGGTCTGCTATTGGTGAAAACTCCAGGGAAGACGTTGTGCTTCCTATCTACCTGCGGGAGCGCACCCCAGCCCGGGACTACAACAACTCCTACTATGGCCTGATGCTCTTTGGGCACCCTCTCCTGGTGTCGGTGCCCCGTGACCGGCTCTCCTGGGATGCCCTCTATCACATCCTGCTGTACCGCCTCTC GCGCTATGTGACCAGACCCAGCTCGGATGACGAAGATGACGGGGATGAGAAAg CAGACATAGAGGATAAGGACAACATCCCCAAACCAGGACACGTGGCTGGGGCCAGCTCCCAGGATTCTGGGCCGGAGCAGGCGGGGCCCAGCTCTGGAGTCGCAGGCGGAAGCCGTGCCCCCGTGGATAACTCCCCTGGACCATCTCACTGGCCCCAGAGGGCACGGCGCAAGCACCTGTTCACCCTGCAGACAGTGAACTCCAATGGGACCAGCGACCGCTCAACCTTCAACGAGGATACCCATGGTGTCTCCTTCAGCT CCCAGCCGTACATTGCCATCGATTGGGAGCCAGAGATGAAGAAGCGTTACTATGACGAGGTGGAGGCCGAG GGCTACGTGAAACATGACTGTGTTGGGTACGTGCTGAAGAAGGCTCCTGTGCGGCTGCAGGAGTGCATTGAGCTCTTCACCACTGTCGAGACTCTGGAGAAGGAAAATCCCTG GTTCTGCCCCACCTGCAAGCAGCACCAGCTGGCCACCAAGAAGCTGGACCTGTGGATGCTGCCCGAGACACTCATCATCCACCTGAAGCGCTTCTCCTATACCAAGTTCTCCCGCGAGAAGCTGGACACCCTTGTGGAGTTTCCTATCCG GGACCTGGACTTCTCTGAGTTTGTCATCAAGCCGCAGAATGAGTCCGCTCCAGAGCTGTACAAATATGATCTCATCGCAGTTTCCAATCATTACGGGGGCCTGCGTGACGGACACT ACACAACATTTGCTTGCAACAAAGACAGCGGCCAGTGGCATTACTTCGATGACAACAGTGTCTCACCTGTAACTGAGAATCAGATCGAG TCCAAGGCAGCCTATGTCCTCTTCTACCAACGCCAGGATGTGGCGCGTCGCCTGCAACCCCAGCCCAGTTCATCTGACCCCCCGGCATCTCCTGCCTGCGGTTCCCCACCCAACTCTGAGTTCATGGATGTAAACTAA
- the USP11 gene encoding ubiquitin carboxyl-terminal hydrolase 11 isoform X8 codes for MDTPHTAQFSHTDSVDLVLRTAREHFLVSPQEETRLWIKNAEGSFERLCNTRVTVLDAALKTGQVVIMETRNKDGTWPSAQPQAVNTALEEEEDFQGQPGICGLTNLGNTCFMNSALQCLSNVPQLTEYFLKNHYLEELNFCNPLGMKGEIAEAYADLVKQAWSGHHRSIVPHVFKTKVGHFASQFLGYQQHDSQELLSFLLDGLHEDLNRVKKKEYVELCDAAGRPDQEVAQEAWQNHKRRNDSVIVDTFHGLFKSTLVCPDCGNVSVTFDPFCYLSVPLPVSHKRVMEVFFVSMDPRRKPEQHRLVVPKKGKISDLCVALAKHTGMSPERMMVADVFSHRFYKIYQLEESLSSILDRDDIFIYEVSGRSAIGENSREDVVLPIYLRERTPARDYNNSYYGLMLFGHPLLVSVPRDRLSWDALYHILLYRLSRYVTRPSSDDEDDGDEKDIEDKDNIPKPGHVAGASSQDSGPEQAGPSSGVAGGSRAPVDNSPGPSHWPQRARRKHLFTLQTVNSNGTSDRSTFNEDTHGVSFSSQPYIAIDWEPEMKKRYYDEVEAEGYVKHDCVGYVLKKAPVRLQECIELFTTVETLEKENPWFCPTCKQHQLATKKLDLWMLPETLIIHLKRFSYTKFSREKLDTLVEFPIRDLDFSEFVIKPQNESAPELYKYDLIAVSNHYGGLRDGHYTTFACNKDSGQWHYFDDNSVSPVTENQIESKAAYVLFYQRQDVARRLQPQPSSSDPPASPACGSPPNSEFMDVN; via the exons ATGGACACACCTCACACTGCTCAATTCAGCCATACAGATTCTGTTG ACCTCGTTTTGCGCACCGCCCGAGAGCACTTCCTGGTGAGCCCTCAGGAAGAGACACGGCTGTGGATCAAGAACGCAGAGGGCTCTTTCGAGAGGTTGTGCAACACACGTGTCACAGTGCTTGACGCTGCCCTCAAGACAGGgcag GTGGTCATTATGGAGACCCGAAACAAGGATGGCACTTGGCCCAGTGCCCAGCCACAGGCCGT GAACACTGcattggaggaggaggaggatttcCAGGGCCAGCCAGGCATCTGCGGTCTCACCAACCTGGGCAACACGTGCTTCATGAACTCAGCCCTGCAG TGCCTCAGCAATGTGCCACAGCTCACCGAGTACTTCCTCAAAAACCACTACCTGGAAGAGCTCAACTTCTGCAACCCACTGGGCATGAAGGGTGAGATCGCAGAGGCCTACGCAGACCTGGTGAAGCAGGCCTGGTCCGGCCACCACCGGTCCATTGTGCCCCATGTGTTCAAG ACCAAGGTTGGCCACTTTGCATCCCAGTTTCTGGGCTACCAGCAGCATGACTCACAGGAGCTGCTGTCGTTCCTCCTGGATGGGCTACATGAGGACCTCAATCGTGTCAAGAAGAAGGAATATGTGGAGTTGTGTGATGCTGCTGGACGGCCAGATCAG GAGGTCGCTCAGGAGGCCTGGCAGAACCACAAACGGCGGAATGATTCTGTGATTGTGGACACTTTCCATGGTCTCTTCAAGTCCACGCTGGTGTGCCCTGATTGCGGCAACGTATCTGTGACCTTCGACCCTTTCTGCTACCTCAGTGTCCCACTGCCTGTCAGCCACAAGAGGGTCATGGAGGTCTTCTTTGTCTCCATGGATCCTCGCCGCAAGCCGGAGCAG CACCGGCTCGTGGTCCCCAAGAAGGGCAAGATCTCGGATCTGTGTGTGGCTCTGGCCAAACACACTGGCATGTCACCAGAAAGG ATGATGGTGGCTGACGTCTTTAGCCACCGCTTCTATAAGATCTACCAGCTGGAGGAGTCTCTGAGCAGCATCTTGGACCGCGATGATATTTTCAT aTATGAGGTGTCGGGCAGGTCTGCTATTGGTGAAAACTCCAGGGAAGACGTTGTGCTTCCTATCTACCTGCGGGAGCGCACCCCAGCCCGGGACTACAACAACTCCTACTATGGCCTGATGCTCTTTGGGCACCCTCTCCTGGTGTCGGTGCCCCGTGACCGGCTCTCCTGGGATGCCCTCTATCACATCCTGCTGTACCGCCTCTC GCGCTATGTGACCAGACCCAGCTCGGATGACGAAGATGACGGGGATGAGAAAg ACATAGAGGATAAGGACAACATCCCCAAACCAGGACACGTGGCTGGGGCCAGCTCCCAGGATTCTGGGCCGGAGCAGGCGGGGCCCAGCTCTGGAGTCGCAGGCGGAAGCCGTGCCCCCGTGGATAACTCCCCTGGACCATCTCACTGGCCCCAGAGGGCACGGCGCAAGCACCTGTTCACCCTGCAGACAGTGAACTCCAATGGGACCAGCGACCGCTCAACCTTCAACGAGGATACCCATGGTGTCTCCTTCAGCT CCCAGCCGTACATTGCCATCGATTGGGAGCCAGAGATGAAGAAGCGTTACTATGACGAGGTGGAGGCCGAG GGCTACGTGAAACATGACTGTGTTGGGTACGTGCTGAAGAAGGCTCCTGTGCGGCTGCAGGAGTGCATTGAGCTCTTCACCACTGTCGAGACTCTGGAGAAGGAAAATCCCTG GTTCTGCCCCACCTGCAAGCAGCACCAGCTGGCCACCAAGAAGCTGGACCTGTGGATGCTGCCCGAGACACTCATCATCCACCTGAAGCGCTTCTCCTATACCAAGTTCTCCCGCGAGAAGCTGGACACCCTTGTGGAGTTTCCTATCCG GGACCTGGACTTCTCTGAGTTTGTCATCAAGCCGCAGAATGAGTCCGCTCCAGAGCTGTACAAATATGATCTCATCGCAGTTTCCAATCATTACGGGGGCCTGCGTGACGGACACT ACACAACATTTGCTTGCAACAAAGACAGCGGCCAGTGGCATTACTTCGATGACAACAGTGTCTCACCTGTAACTGAGAATCAGATCGAG TCCAAGGCAGCCTATGTCCTCTTCTACCAACGCCAGGATGTGGCGCGTCGCCTGCAACCCCAGCCCAGTTCATCTGACCCCCCGGCATCTCCTGCCTGCGGTTCCCCACCCAACTCTGAGTTCATGGATGTAAACTAA
- the USP11 gene encoding ubiquitin carboxyl-terminal hydrolase 11 isoform X4 encodes MAAVAANVAAAAEDREPQREAVPGLESQWRQIENSESGRERPLRAGESWFLVEQHWYKRWEVYVQGGDQDSGTFPGCINNADLFEDQVNWRLKKGLVEGEDYVLLPAAAWHYLVDWYGLEHGQPPIERKVVELPSVQKVEVYPVELLLVRHSDMDTPHTAQFSHTDSVDLVLRTAREHFLVSPQEETRLWIKNAEGSFERLCNTRVTVLDAALKTGQVVIMETRNKDGTWPSAQPQAVNTALEEEEDFQGQPGICGLTNLGNTCFMNSALQCLSNVPQLTEYFLKNHYLEELNFCNPLGMKGEIAEAYADLVKQAWSGHHRSIVPHVFKTKVGHFASQFLGYQQHDSQELLSFLLDGLHEDLNRVKKKEYVELCDAAGRPDQEVAQEAWQNHKRRNDSVIVDTFHGLFKSTLVCPDCGNVSVTFDPFCYLSVPLPVSHKRVMEVFFVSMDPRRKPEQHRLVVPKKGKISDLCVALAKHTGMSPERMMVADVFSHRFYKIYQLEESLSSILDRDDIFIYEVSGRSAIGENSREDVVLPIYLRERTPARDYNNSYYGLMLFGHPLLVSVPRDRLSWDALYHILLYRLSRYVTRPSSDDEDDGDEKDIEDKDNIPKPGHVAGASSQDSGPEQAGPSSGVAGGSRAPVDNSPGPSHWPQRARRKHLFTLQTVNSNGTSDRSTFNEDTHAQPYIAIDWEPEMKKRYYDEVEAEGYVKHDCVGYVLKKAPVRLQECIELFTTVETLEKENPWFCPTCKQHQLATKKLDLWMLPETLIIHLKRFSYTKFSREKLDTLVEFPIRDLDFSEFVIKPQNESAPELYKYDLIAVSNHYGGLRDGHYTTFACNKDSGQWHYFDDNSVSPVTENQIESKAAYVLFYQRQDVARRLQPQPSSSDPPASPACGSPPNSEFMDVN; translated from the exons GTTCCTCGTGGAACAGCACTGGTACAAACGGTGGGAAGTGTACGTGCAGGGAGGAGACCAGGACTCCGGCACATTCCCTGGCTGCATCAATAATGCTGACCTCTTTGAAG ACCAGGTAAACTGGCGCCTCAAGAAGGGTCTAGTGGAAGGTGAGGACTATGTGCTGCTCCCAGCAGCTGCTTGGCATTACCTGGTCGACTGGTATGGTCTAGAGCATGGCCAGCCACCCATTGAACGCAAG GTTGTGGAGCTGCCCAGCGTCCAGAAGGTGGAAGTGTACCCAGTAGAACTGCTGCTTGTCCGGCACAGTGATATGGACACACCTCACACTGCTCAATTCAGCCATACAGATTCTGTTG ACCTCGTTTTGCGCACCGCCCGAGAGCACTTCCTGGTGAGCCCTCAGGAAGAGACACGGCTGTGGATCAAGAACGCAGAGGGCTCTTTCGAGAGGTTGTGCAACACACGTGTCACAGTGCTTGACGCTGCCCTCAAGACAGGgcag GTGGTCATTATGGAGACCCGAAACAAGGATGGCACTTGGCCCAGTGCCCAGCCACAGGCCGT GAACACTGcattggaggaggaggaggatttcCAGGGCCAGCCAGGCATCTGCGGTCTCACCAACCTGGGCAACACGTGCTTCATGAACTCAGCCCTGCAG TGCCTCAGCAATGTGCCACAGCTCACCGAGTACTTCCTCAAAAACCACTACCTGGAAGAGCTCAACTTCTGCAACCCACTGGGCATGAAGGGTGAGATCGCAGAGGCCTACGCAGACCTGGTGAAGCAGGCCTGGTCCGGCCACCACCGGTCCATTGTGCCCCATGTGTTCAAG ACCAAGGTTGGCCACTTTGCATCCCAGTTTCTGGGCTACCAGCAGCATGACTCACAGGAGCTGCTGTCGTTCCTCCTGGATGGGCTACATGAGGACCTCAATCGTGTCAAGAAGAAGGAATATGTGGAGTTGTGTGATGCTGCTGGACGGCCAGATCAG GAGGTCGCTCAGGAGGCCTGGCAGAACCACAAACGGCGGAATGATTCTGTGATTGTGGACACTTTCCATGGTCTCTTCAAGTCCACGCTGGTGTGCCCTGATTGCGGCAACGTATCTGTGACCTTCGACCCTTTCTGCTACCTCAGTGTCCCACTGCCTGTCAGCCACAAGAGGGTCATGGAGGTCTTCTTTGTCTCCATGGATCCTCGCCGCAAGCCGGAGCAG CACCGGCTCGTGGTCCCCAAGAAGGGCAAGATCTCGGATCTGTGTGTGGCTCTGGCCAAACACACTGGCATGTCACCAGAAAGG ATGATGGTGGCTGACGTCTTTAGCCACCGCTTCTATAAGATCTACCAGCTGGAGGAGTCTCTGAGCAGCATCTTGGACCGCGATGATATTTTCAT aTATGAGGTGTCGGGCAGGTCTGCTATTGGTGAAAACTCCAGGGAAGACGTTGTGCTTCCTATCTACCTGCGGGAGCGCACCCCAGCCCGGGACTACAACAACTCCTACTATGGCCTGATGCTCTTTGGGCACCCTCTCCTGGTGTCGGTGCCCCGTGACCGGCTCTCCTGGGATGCCCTCTATCACATCCTGCTGTACCGCCTCTC GCGCTATGTGACCAGACCCAGCTCGGATGACGAAGATGACGGGGATGAGAAAg ACATAGAGGATAAGGACAACATCCCCAAACCAGGACACGTGGCTGGGGCCAGCTCCCAGGATTCTGGGCCGGAGCAGGCGGGGCCCAGCTCTGGAGTCGCAGGCGGAAGCCGTGCCCCCGTGGATAACTCCCCTGGACCATCTCACTGGCCCCAGAGGGCACGGCGCAAGCACCTGTTCACCCTGCAGACAGTGAACTCCAATGGGACCAGCGACCGCTCAACCTTCAACGAGGATACCCATG CCCAGCCGTACATTGCCATCGATTGGGAGCCAGAGATGAAGAAGCGTTACTATGACGAGGTGGAGGCCGAG GGCTACGTGAAACATGACTGTGTTGGGTACGTGCTGAAGAAGGCTCCTGTGCGGCTGCAGGAGTGCATTGAGCTCTTCACCACTGTCGAGACTCTGGAGAAGGAAAATCCCTG GTTCTGCCCCACCTGCAAGCAGCACCAGCTGGCCACCAAGAAGCTGGACCTGTGGATGCTGCCCGAGACACTCATCATCCACCTGAAGCGCTTCTCCTATACCAAGTTCTCCCGCGAGAAGCTGGACACCCTTGTGGAGTTTCCTATCCG GGACCTGGACTTCTCTGAGTTTGTCATCAAGCCGCAGAATGAGTCCGCTCCAGAGCTGTACAAATATGATCTCATCGCAGTTTCCAATCATTACGGGGGCCTGCGTGACGGACACT ACACAACATTTGCTTGCAACAAAGACAGCGGCCAGTGGCATTACTTCGATGACAACAGTGTCTCACCTGTAACTGAGAATCAGATCGAG TCCAAGGCAGCCTATGTCCTCTTCTACCAACGCCAGGATGTGGCGCGTCGCCTGCAACCCCAGCCCAGTTCATCTGACCCCCCGGCATCTCCTGCCTGCGGTTCCCCACCCAACTCTGAGTTCATGGATGTAAACTAA